In a genomic window of Chrysemys picta bellii isolate R12L10 chromosome 1, ASM1138683v2, whole genome shotgun sequence:
- the LOC101953786 gene encoding cyclin-dependent kinase inhibitor 1-like isoform X2, which translates to MESLLCTLVGERRIGEQMEWRPVKANRVRRNLFGPVDHEQLQQDFQHMLRSSMEGAQQKWNFDFLRDIPAEGLLQWEELQSHDVPAFYHSCVVGEARKPLKPLNQGIVKEVKAHHFATVTLTEHPKVAKKMSGKKSQAGKKRRQTSLTDYHSAKKQVKTNTQAAAKNLAF; encoded by the exons AT GGAATCGTTGCTCTGTACGCTCGTTGGTGAGCGGCGGATTGGAGAGCAAATGGAGTGGAGGCCAGTGAAGGCAAACCGTGTACGAAGGAACCTCTTTGGCCCCGTGGACCatgagcagctgcagcaggactTCCAGCATATGCTGCGCAGCAGCATGGAGGGAGCCCAGCAGAAGTGGAACTTTGACTTCTTACGAGACATACCGGCAGAGGGGCTCCTGCAGTGGGAAGAACTACAGAGCCATGATGTCCCAGCCTTTTACCACAGTTGTGTGGTGGGTGAGGCTCGCAAGCCTTTGAAGCCCTTGAACCAGGGTATAGTCAAGGAGGTCAAGGCTCACCACTTTGCCACAGTGACACTGACTGAGCACCCCAAAGTTGCCAAGAAAATGTCAGGCAAGAAGAGCCAAGCAGGGAAGAAACGAAGACAGACATCCTTGACAG ATTACCACTCAGCTAAGAAGCAAGTCAAAACTAACACTCAAGCTGCTGCAAAGAATTTGGCTTTCTGA
- the LOC101953786 gene encoding cyclin-dependent kinase inhibitor 1-like isoform X1, protein MPDVSDDLSISGRESLLCTLVGERRIGEQMEWRPVKANRVRRNLFGPVDHEQLQQDFQHMLRSSMEGAQQKWNFDFLRDIPAEGLLQWEELQSHDVPAFYHSCVVGEARKPLKPLNQGIVKEVKAHHFATVTLTEHPKVAKKMSGKKSQAGKKRRQTSLTDYHSAKKQVKTNTQAAAKNLAF, encoded by the exons ATGCCTGATGTGTCTGATGATCTTTCTATCTCTGGCAGGGAATCGTTGCTCTGTACGCTCGTTGGTGAGCGGCGGATTGGAGAGCAAATGGAGTGGAGGCCAGTGAAGGCAAACCGTGTACGAAGGAACCTCTTTGGCCCCGTGGACCatgagcagctgcagcaggactTCCAGCATATGCTGCGCAGCAGCATGGAGGGAGCCCAGCAGAAGTGGAACTTTGACTTCTTACGAGACATACCGGCAGAGGGGCTCCTGCAGTGGGAAGAACTACAGAGCCATGATGTCCCAGCCTTTTACCACAGTTGTGTGGTGGGTGAGGCTCGCAAGCCTTTGAAGCCCTTGAACCAGGGTATAGTCAAGGAGGTCAAGGCTCACCACTTTGCCACAGTGACACTGACTGAGCACCCCAAAGTTGCCAAGAAAATGTCAGGCAAGAAGAGCCAAGCAGGGAAGAAACGAAGACAGACATCCTTGACAG ATTACCACTCAGCTAAGAAGCAAGTCAAAACTAACACTCAAGCTGCTGCAAAGAATTTGGCTTTCTGA
- the LOC101953786 gene encoding cyclin-dependent kinase inhibitor 1-like isoform X3: MEWRPVKANRVRRNLFGPVDHEQLQQDFQHMLRSSMEGAQQKWNFDFLRDIPAEGLLQWEELQSHDVPAFYHSCVVGEARKPLKPLNQGIVKEVKAHHFATVTLTEHPKVAKKMSGKKSQAGKKRRQTSLTDYHSAKKQVKTNTQAAAKNLAF; encoded by the exons ATGGAGTGGAGGCCAGTGAAGGCAAACCGTGTACGAAGGAACCTCTTTGGCCCCGTGGACCatgagcagctgcagcaggactTCCAGCATATGCTGCGCAGCAGCATGGAGGGAGCCCAGCAGAAGTGGAACTTTGACTTCTTACGAGACATACCGGCAGAGGGGCTCCTGCAGTGGGAAGAACTACAGAGCCATGATGTCCCAGCCTTTTACCACAGTTGTGTGGTGGGTGAGGCTCGCAAGCCTTTGAAGCCCTTGAACCAGGGTATAGTCAAGGAGGTCAAGGCTCACCACTTTGCCACAGTGACACTGACTGAGCACCCCAAAGTTGCCAAGAAAATGTCAGGCAAGAAGAGCCAAGCAGGGAAGAAACGAAGACAGACATCCTTGACAG ATTACCACTCAGCTAAGAAGCAAGTCAAAACTAACACTCAAGCTGCTGCAAAGAATTTGGCTTTCTGA